A single Branchiostoma floridae strain S238N-H82 chromosome 11, Bfl_VNyyK, whole genome shotgun sequence DNA region contains:
- the LOC118426540 gene encoding E3 ubiquitin-protein ligase MARCHF5-like, whose protein sequence is MSDSEEEHKCVSEDETDEEDEEEDVYVVDAEEEVAEIAGETALSCPVLHHDVQVQHDDDTVDSALGASSTTKESKQESYKTTTATEMDIPAATCWVCFATVEDEPTAKWLRPCHCRGTSKWVHEACLQRWIDEKQKGNSTTKVRCPQCEAEYIIVFPSCSPLVKILEGVDSWLLSISPYCAGIGFCISVYWCSWTFGFLTVVQVMGLQEGTQTIDKADPLVAMIMLPTIPYMLILARMIPWDQYLLRVWRRHGNKLPFIKHAPAAYAREPAEGGDGADTVKSGLRLFLGAMALPTMATICGKLFFRSVRPNWQRAILGGIFYIAVKGVVKIYYKQGQYERQANRVILDFHPREEEGEVPLVQGVEDEV, encoded by the exons ATGAGTGACTCAGAGGAAGAGCACAAATGTGTCTCGGAAGACGAAACTGACGaggaagacgaagaagaagacgTTTACGTGGTCGATGCCGAAGAAGAGGTTGCAGAGATCGCTGGCGAAACTGCCCTGAGTTGTCCCGTGTTACATCATGATGTCCAGGTACAACATGATGATGACACTGTGGACAGTGCTCTAGGTGCCAGCTCAACAACCAAAGAGTCAAAACAAG AATCTTATAAGACCACAACAGCCACAGAGATGGACATCCCCGCGGCCACGTGCTGGGTGTGTTTCGCTACGGTGGAGGATGAACCGACCGCCAAGTGGCTGAGGCCGTGTCACTGCCGCGGGACAAGCAAGTGGGTCCACGAGGCGTGTCTCCAGCGCTGGATCGACGAGAAACAGAAGGGGAACAGCACGACGAAAGTCAGGTGTCCGCAGTGCGAGGCTGAGTACATCATAG TATTTCCCAGCTGCAGCCCATTGGTCAAGATCCTGGAGGGCGTGGACAGCTGGCTGTTATCTATCAGTCCGTACTGCGCCGGTATCGGCTTCTGTATCTCCGTGTACTGGTGCTCCTGGACGTTCGGATTCCTGACCGTGGTACAGGTCATGGGACTACAGGAGGGAACGCAGACCATCGACAAGGCGGACCCTCTGGTGGCCATGATCATGCTCCCCACCATCCCGTACATGCTCATCCTCGCGCGTATGATCCCATGGGACCAGTACCTCCTCCGGGTGTggcgtcgccatggcaacaagctGCCGTTCATTAAGCACGCCCCCGCGGCGTACGCCCGGGAGCCTGCGGAGGGCGGCGACGGGGCGGACACGGTGAAGTCGGGACTAAGGCTGTTTCTGGGAGCGATGGCCCTCCCCACCATGGCGACCATCTGCGGGAAACTTTTCTTCCGCAGCGTGAGGCCGAACTGGCAGAGGGCGATACTCGGGGGAATCTTCTACATCGCGGTGAAAGGCGTGGTGAAGATCTACTACAAGCAGGGGCAGTACGAGAGGCAGGCCAATAGGGTGATACTGGACTTCCACCCGCGGGAAGAGGAGGGGGAGGTTCCACTAGTACAGGGGGTGGAGGATGAAGTCTGA